The window ATTGAAGAACGATCTGAGAAAGATATACATGAAAAAATGGACTGAAATATTCACTTGGCAATGGAAAACCACGTGGattatattcaaagtgatttaaactgcTGAATAGTgccatagtggaggagtagcctagtggttagtgcagtggactttgatcctggggacctgagtttgattcccactgtagctccttgtgactctgggcaagtcacttaaccctccattgcccctggtacaaaataagtacctgaatatatgtaaaccgctttgaatgtagttgcaaaaacctcagaaaggcggtatattaagtcccatttccctttcccttatgacatcacaatatcagaagtgagccgagtatcgggcaatcaagccattgtgacatcactgatgaggttggctcttattggtggaatgagtggaggagtagcctagtggttagtgcagtggactttgatcctggggaactgagttgaattcccactgcagctccttgtgactctgggcaagtcatttaactctccattgccctggtacaaaataagtacctgaatatatgtaaaccgctttgaatgtacttgcaaaaacctcagaaaggcggtatatcaagtcccatttccctttcccctctaaCTGCCTATGCCGAAACCAGCTAGTTTATGGGCAGTCCGGGGGTGGAGTTAGGCTGTAGTTGAAAAACACCACCACTAGCCAGCTAAATTTCAGAGTGCTAACCAGTAAGTAACtgtataaaggggcccttttaccaaagggtgATGGGACTACCACCGGCTTGGCACACGGCAAATAGGCCCTACCACCAAGCTCTCTCAGGAGCCTGGGTGATGTTCTGATTTTCCTGTGTGCCATTTCCAATGCATTTCCAGTGTATTTTCTAACACCAGGGGTTATGCCTGGATGTAACTGGGCAGCACTGCATGctgtccgattaccgctgggttaccgtcAGAGCCCTCACCACCCCCTAAATAGGAAGCGGTAAgagcttcatggtgcgaccgcaccttgagtattgtgtttaattctgttcgccgcatctcaagaaagatatagtagaactggaaaaggtgcagcgaagggcgacaaaaatgatagcggggatgggacgacttccctatgaagtaagactaaggaggctagggctatacagcttggagaagagacggctgaggggagacatgatagaggtatataaaataacgagtggagtggaacaggtggatgtgaagcgtctgttcacgctttccaaaaatactaggactagggggcatgcgatgaaactacagtgtagtaaatttaaaacaaataggagaaagtttttcttcacccaacgcataattaaactctagaattcgttgccagagaacgtagtgaaggcggttagcttggcagagcttaaaaaggggttggacggtttcctaaaggacaagtccatagaccgttactcagtggcgtaggaagggggggtgaggcggtccgccccggatgcacaccgctggggggggtgtcggctccgctggttcactgctttctctgccccggaacaggttacttcttgttccggggcagagagagcagggaaccagcggagccgacgcagctcccatcgacgtgcactcggggtggagcggccctcccgcccgccctctttggtaagaatgtgctccggggggTGTGCGCACGTgcactgtgctgcacccgggggggggggggggggtgcacagtggcgaactgccccgggtgtcagccgccctcgctacggcactgccgctactaaatggacttggggaaaatccacaatttcgggaataacatgtataaaatgtttgtacgtttgggtagcttgccaggtgcccttgacctggattggccactgtcggggacaggatgctgggctcgatgaacctttggtgcttttcccagtgtggcattacttatgtacttatgtaataaatgGCCAAGCGGCAATTTTTTAATTACCATACGACATTTTCTAGCCCTTTaaaataaaggctttttttttttttaccagctgtggtaaaaggtggcctcagcacatggcaatCTATGTACCAATGCCACCATGGGCCACCTTTCACCACCATTTGGTGAAAGGCCtccaaagttaggacagaaaaacagctGCACTAACGTTTTATAGCGAGTTAatcgggcaccagtctgaatattggccagtacccAGTTAACTTCCAGTCAGCGATTATACCCAATTATTCACTGCTGGGAGCCATGCAGGCCCCagcattgagggccccttttacaaagcagcggtaagcccaacgcggacttaactctccctaaacaggaagtaccagcgggctaccgcagcagcccggcagtactttccacccccagcgcaccatcatacttggcgctacaaaaatatatttatttttgtagcaccggtgtgtacccaaTGGTAATCggggcagtgccacacgctgcctggttactgctgggttagcgcgggagcccttactgcccctcAATAGGTCATgtgcccccaaaatggccacatgacaattgctttacttgctgcatggcatTTCCTGCCAAAAGAAAGACCTAACTttcatttattattaggatttatttaccgcctttttgaaggaattcactcaaggtggtgtacagtaagaatagatcaagcataagaaatagacaattacagcagtaaaaatattcaaataacaatacaaagtatggcatggtatactatttacaatgtcaacacaatacggtagcttggtaaaaggggtcctaaataTCTGGGCTTAGTTCAGCTCATGGCCGGAAGCAGCttaccaccatgggctgaatattcacTCCTATGTAATGTGTTCTTTACCTCTAGTGaatttcaagtctttttatagaCATTTAAATCAAAGTCAACCTTGTCTCACATtgagatggaagagttagaaattAGATTCCCTcgtttatatttttcttcttcctctcttctctctccttttttctctcctttcccaTAATCAACTCTCCcttagaggatatgaattgaggttgtagggTAGTAGACATAGCattaatatcaggaaatacttttccacAGAGAGcatagtggatgcctggaatactctCCTGGTCAGTGTAGTAAGGACTAAAGCACTTAGCAAGCAActgttgatactaattggcattaattagaatttacgcacacaacttgctaagcgtattttgtaaagtggtgcacataaattctaatgcacgctgcAAAAAAGGGTCATAACCATGgccgtggaatgggcaggtcatgggcatattaaaaatctacatgcatgtttatagaatacaccttctCCACACCTAACGTGGGtgtcggtatttacaccaagttttacttggcataaatggatgtacCTAGAGTTAGGCATAGGCATGGCTGCTAGGCCTATTCTATCAACCATCTAAAACTTCAAAGTCCAAACAATGATTCATAGGATCATATACGGAGAGTCCCCTAGCTACATGAATGACCTAATCgacctcccaatcagaaacacatCAATGTCCtcacgtacttacctcaatttacaccttcctaactgcaaaagaattaaatacaaaacctcctatgcatctagtttctcatttttgggcagccagctttggaacgctctgccaagatccatccaaaCAATTAACGTTTATATACCCTTCAGGTGAATGTTGAggacacatctcttcaagcaagcttaccctaatgacccaacctaaCCTTTTTATGCCCACCCACACATCTCCTGCTCTGAAGATGATTATACCTTAATCCATGTCTCCCAAACTCCTTATACTCATACCCCAGTCTTCACCatctccagtggcgttccgacgggcgctgacacccgtggcggatcgccgatgcgccccgccccccggttgcagcgcccccccgtgcagcgcgcccccccccggtgaagggacacccccccaccccggtgaaagaaccccccgggtgcacgccgctgggtgggggtgccgcgcgcgtcgttcatttccatgctccctctgccctggaacaggttacttggacttggaccgcccccaccgcaccccccttggtacgccactgtccatCTCCatacaccatacccctcccagtctctttccttttgcctatcaTACCTTGTTTGcctttccatgttcaattcacatatttttaaaaccttactattactgtttattacaatttgtaatattttccttataatactttgtaattctatttactatgtaagccgcattgaacctgctgtgtgtgggaaagcgcagggtacaaatgtaataaataataataataaataatctaggtgtattttataaaccatgcctaaattacgcctaggcgtaaatattttcagtgccgatttgtcagtcgccatatgtagaatctagtccaatgtgTGTAAATCAAGGTCCTTTGCCAGAAGTTTTAAGAAAAACTAATTATCACTAATCACAGCATTCTGTGATGCCAGAAACACGGCACGGCTTCCAAAGTTTAGTGATAATGACTTGCAGTTTAATCTCTCTGGGTACTGTCAGCCTGTCAGAAGTATAACCTTCTATAAAAGCAAGAGGGGAGACGCTGTCCTCGTCTGAGTTCCTCTGAAAGAAGAGTCTGAACCTAAAGCTGAAATCTCAGCCTCCAAGTTAGTGGGGGTGATAAAGGGGACGGTAGAGGACAGGGAAGCTTCTGCGATTGACAAGGAAGAGGATTCTTCTCAACTAGCCATCAAAATTCTGGAGTCAGCCCATCAATTTATTCATCAGCCTGGACTATGTGGCTGAAGAGTGAATAATTTAACTCTTGCATTTCATCCTGGTGACTTCAAGACCTCAAGAACAGTAAGTAGCAAAGTTTTCAGAAGATTAAGCTAATTCCAATAAAAGGCAACAGTAgtactgtctctctttgttaaattgtacagcgctgcgtaaccctagtagcgctctagaaatgttaagtagtagtagtagtataaggtgATTGCAGTGACCTTTCCCTGGGGTATTCATTCTCGTACTCTCATTAAATTTATAAGATTTTCTTTGCTTGTCCTTTCTGGGTGCGGAAATCTGCAATCCCAAGACCATAAGGAGAAAACACAGATTGCTGTCACTTTATAAAGTTCTCATAAAATCTAGCTTTCTTCTTAAGGTAATTCTGTtgacccctaaaaaaaaaaatgattatgaAACTTTCCATTGTGTTCTTAGGAATACATCTACATTTTATTGAAACCTATTCACTTCCAATCCTGATATCGCTTTTTTCCATGATTTTCACTGTAAATAAATTGGGATGTAATTTTGCTTATTTGAAGCCTAAGGCAGGTATCACGCTGCTTGAGGCAAAACACACTCATGGCACAGAAGACTCACAGAGAGAGAAACTGGAACTGCTtttgaaaagtacaaaaaaaatgtgATCCACTGAGCAAAAAGATACTAAAAGTGGgcttacaaataacagagataaaggttATAAAAGTTTGGAAAGGTAAGGTTGGGCAACTTACATTTTTGAAAGTTGTGCATATTGTAGGATCAGTAGAAATGGGCTATGCAACTTTTATTTAACAactgatgtttttcatgttctcaAGCCTAAAAACTATGAGTTATGTGGTTTCTGAGCGTTAATtgcttttttattgataaacatttctctcattttttaaagaagcaATTTAGGAtccgattctataaatggcacgctAAATCTAGGCATGTCCGATGGATGTGACAAAAAGTTTATTCCATAAGCCGCATCTAAATTctgatgtggtttatagaatacgcattgGCCGGGTGGATGTGCATAGATTTCggcgtggccatttatgccagtgaaaagCTTGTGTAAATAATGCctgcacccagtggtgtgctggagccggctcgcaagagccggttgttacattttttaccatCTTGTGAGCCAGTTGTTCTTCAGGGTGagtcggctctcctccctccctcccccgagctacagggtcccaggctccgagtccagtgtacatacctgaagaaggcaaccaccctggttgtccagtggattcttcagggcaggcaggaaagatccccagtcttgcctgcccgctgccggatcgctctttaaaaatggctgccgagacttctgctgaagtcttggaggccgcccttgtaaatgtcagcggccattttgaagagcgatgcagtagcgccgtgggagagtcagcgccggcagcgggcaggaaagattggggatctttctgcctgccccgaagaatccactggacaaccagtTTGCCTTCTTGAGGTATGTACTGGACTCAGAgactgggaccctgtagctcgcatggggtgggggcgggggagGAGGAGACGAGCAGAGCTGGCTTGCTCTGCACCACAGAAGCTCAGtcttcctggagtaatgcattgcccccctcccaggctctctccctggctatagccagctctgcaatttggggggggcgcagaggtggaccggggagagagcccatTGTGGGGGGGtcgcacagaggtggaccggggagagagccttttgtggggggggggcgtgcagaggtggaccggggagagagcctgttgtgtgtgtgtgtgtgtgggggggggtgcgcgcagaggtggaccagggagcgCACCTGTTGTGGGGGGAcgtgcgcagaggtggaccggggagagagccggtTGTGGGgtgggcacagaggtggaccggggagagagcctgttgttaaaaatttaccagcacactactgcctgcacctaaatctatacacATAAGCCCAAATTGTATAACAACGCATATACATTTGATTGATGGCACCGACAttcctatgctcctcccatgaccatgctccCATTTTGGCTGCGTgcgttagaatttatgtgcacctctttatagaatacactttgaaagAAGCACGTGTAAATACCAATCAAGTTCAATTAGTGATAAGTGGCCATTACCGGCCACTTATCATGACTAATGACTCGTTAAACAATTTAGTAGTGTGCATCAACTGGCCAGACGCACAAATTTACGCACGCTACTCTGTGCACCATATAAAGAATACAGCAGTTAGTCCATACcggaggctgaaattttgcaggattctACAGTTGATATCCCtgtatcttgtggtataaataagtcatatACCCCATTTTTGATACCTTTTCTCTCAATAGGTCACAAATAACTTTGCCCCACTTTATTCCAATTGGACAATGTGATTTTAAATAAAAGCCATGTGTCATGATGATGTTGTCTAAAATGTTTCCAGTTCCATTTGTCAAGATTTAGGAAACAAAATAGTTCTTTAATGGTGATTATTTATAATGGTTTATACCAACTCCCTGAACATTATTCATTTGAGATGGTTTacatattcagtaaaacaaagCCTGGCTCCTTCGTAGTgatggggaaaaggaaatgggacttgatatactgcctttctgaggtttttgcaactacattcaaagcagtttacatatattcaggtactcagttccccaggatcaaagtccactgcactaaccactaggctactcctccactcattccaccaataagagccaacctcatcagtgatgtcacaatggcttgattgcctgatactcggctcacttctgatactgtgatgtcataagggaaagggaattgggacttcatatactgcctttctgaggtttttgcagctacattcaaagcggtttacatatattcaggtacttattttgtaccaggggcaatggagggttaagtgacttgcccagagtcagaaggagctgtagtgagaattgaacccagttctccaggagcaaagtccactgcactaaccactaggctactcctccactaacaatgAGTCTAAGGAGAAAAATGTTCACTTTTGGCTAATTTTTGaacttttactcttttttttgaaagaaatgtttgGTTCATTTGACTTTTTAATACACGTTAATCAACTAAACATGTTACTTGGTAGGTTAACTCATGctaaattgaggggtccttttactaagccatggcaaaactggcctgcggtagtgtgggttaAAAACGCTCACAAAAACATAGAAAACCTGATGACACTATGTTTGATTGGCTGTTTGTTATTGGATGATGTCATCAGGTTCTGTATGTTTTTGcaagctttttttaaacccattatCGCCATTTTGTGATCTTGTTGTGAAAATACTTGATTTGTTTTTCTCCTGAAGAAGAATACATAACGGGGGGTTCCCGGTCCCTGTCAAGGATTGATTTCCAGTGTGctggaatattgtgttgaatTATGACTGCATAATGAACTGCCTGCAGTGATTTGGGtgagggggaggcagggctggtggttgggaggcagggctagtgccgggcatgacttctacggtctgtgccctgaaaatggcagatacaaatcaaactaaggcatacacaaaaagtagcacatatgagtttatcttgttgggtagactggatggaccatgtaggtcttttttctgctgtcatctactatgttacaacgtTACTATGTTCAGTGGTCTTACAGCTGTGAAGATAAGTGTACTATGCACATGGATTTTGAGTTTTTCCATTTTACATGTAGATAGAGCCTTTTGATATGTTAGTTCACCTGTATTAATATTTAGTTGGCCGTTTGTACAAAGGAAATCGCCTACTCTGATTATTTTTTAACTCTATCCCTGTATAAGAGCAATGATAACAGAATATTGTGAAGGTGTCATTAGATGAAATTGTGATCCAATAAGAAAAACAATCTGAATTTAATTAATAAATGTTCTTCTCTTTCCAAAGCTCTAGATCTCCTTTTTCCTTCCAGTTTAAACGTTGAAAGAATGTGGGAAGGAAACCAAACAGAAGTCAAGGAATTCATTCTCCGTGGACTTTCCATCAACGGAGGAGGACAGGCTCTTCTATTTACACTGTTCTTTGTCATCTACTTCCTCACATTGTTTGGTAATATATCGATAATCATGTTGGTGTGGTCCAACGCTTCTCTTCATAAGCCCATGTACTTTTTCCTCGGAAATTTATCTTTTGTCGAAATCTGGTACACAACTAGCACTGTGCCAAAAATGTTATCTGGTTTCCTGTCGCAAGATAACAGAATTTCATTCACTGGTTGCTTCATacagttttttttcttattcacCTTTGGTACAACTGAATGTTTCCTTCTTGCCGTCATGGGTTATGATCGCTATCTAGCCATCTGCCAACCTCTCCGCTACAACATATTAATGAGCAGCAGGATCTGTTCCTGCCTTGCTGCTTTCTGCTGGATCATTGGGCTTCTCTTGTCTGTTGTACCTGTCAGTTTAATATCTCAGCTGCCCTTTTGTGCAGAGAATGAAGTCGATCATTTCCTGTGTGATACAGGTCCACTACTGGAACTTTCTTGTGTGAGAGATTTTGCAATAGAAGTTGCGTGTTCTATATGCACCTCATCAATGCTCCTCATAACCTTCTCCTTGACCTGCATCTCATATATTTTCATCATACACACAACAATAAGAATCCCTTCCTCAACTGGGCGCCGCAAAGCCTTCTCTACTTGTGCTTCTCATCTGACTGTGGTGATCATGTTTTTCGGATGTGCTATGTATATGTATGTCCGACCATCAGGGAAGCATCCGTTGTATTTTGATAAGATGGTGGCTGTGCTCTATACCATTGTGACTCCTTTGCTTAACCCTGTGATCTACAGCCTACGGAACAAGGAGTTCATTAAAGCGGTGAAAAAGGTCATGAAACATTGACTGTAGGGATTTTGGGTTTGCTAAATATATTTACACTGTGTggtccttttactgaagtgtgTGTTAGATTTTGCACTTGACACTTTAACACAGAAAATTAACGTGCAGCAGTTGCAAAACTAACACACCAAATGGGGGtttccgggctaaaggcctacctgtttgaagctgcttttgattcctaacttgtcacctgctcgtaacctttatcttgtcttcctctcttcaatagtccctttccctatgtgtccttctgtctgtcctacacTTATACCTTAttagtcctgtctgtctgtcctgatttagattgtaagctcttttgagcagggactgtcttttcttcatgttcaattgtgaagcgctgcgtacgactggtagcgctatagaaatgatttatagtagtggTAGTATTTACCATTGCAGGTTGtgcattaacattcagattaaggGATAGTACCTGCTCCTGGTTAACATGGAAACCTAAATAATGTGCATAAcctaggggtccctttactaagccgcataagcgtctacgcatgcccaacatgcgtcaagtggcatctgactcgcgtaggtcattaccacgcaGATTCTTTAtctctaggtctatggctggcagtaaggtctgagacccaaaatggacgcatggcaattttgattttgccgcacgtacattt is drawn from Microcaecilia unicolor chromosome 14, aMicUni1.1, whole genome shotgun sequence and contains these coding sequences:
- the LOC115457084 gene encoding olfactory receptor 11G2-like — protein: MWEGNQTEVKEFILRGLSINGGGQALLFTLFFVIYFLTLFGNISIIMLVWSNASLHKPMYFFLGNLSFVEIWYTTSTVPKMLSGFLSQDNRISFTGCFIQFFFLFTFGTTECFLLAVMGYDRYLAICQPLRYNILMSSRICSCLAAFCWIIGLLLSVVPVSLISQLPFCAENEVDHFLCDTGPLLELSCVRDFAIEVACSICTSSMLLITFSLTCISYIFIIHTTIRIPSSTGRRKAFSTCASHLTVVIMFFGCAMYMYVRPSGKHPLYFDKMVAVLYTIVTPLLNPVIYSLRNKEFIKAVKKVMKH